gcagagcagcagcagagaaagaaaaggaagcaaacccTACACTCCGGATCCCACTACCTTGTTGGACATCCTGCCACATGCACCCAAAAATGGTCAAGAATCTGCCTATTCAGTCACAgaaagacccatggcagaaacctgCAACTCTCCATAGATGTCATCCTCAAATCGAGGGACTGCTGCCACCAGTGTTCCTGTGCTTATGCTCATATGTGAAGGAGGGCTAGCCATTTTAGTGAAATACAGGATTCGCAACTGGCAAGGCAGGTGGGCATAAACTGTGGGGAAATAAGAGCAGTAGGAACAAAGCCAAATCCATAACATTGATGGGAGGCTTCAAGTCAGACCAGGTTAAGGATACTTTCTGATGATGTAGCCTTCGAGCAATGCTGCTGGAGGGTCAGAGGCATGCCCTCATTCCAAACTTCTTAAACTGCTTCATTTCTAGgcatccctccatcataaggtcaggaatggAACTAGTCCCCAATGATTCCAAATGTTcaacatcattcacaactcctctgatgTTGAAGTATTCATGGCAGTCTGCAGTGggacctggacaataaccaggtTGCAGATGATGGATAACATTCATGTCCCCAAATAGTGCCAGATAATGATCATCTTAAATAAGAGAAATCCCAGCCATCTCTTCCGACCTTCAATGAAATTTCCAACATGGAGTCCTCCACCATCAATATTTTGGAAGTCACCATTGATTGGAAATTTAATCTTAAAGAACAGGGCAGAAGCTCTATAATTTGCAATGAATGACTCACTTCCTGCCCCTCAAAACCTCTCCACAAGCTACAAGATCAAGCCAGAAAATTGAAGAAATAGTTATCAATCTAGACAGGTGCAGCTACGGCTACACTAGGGAAACTCAACCTTTTCCAGGAAAGAGCATTTCATTTGATTGACATTCCTACAATGGTCTCAGTATGCACttcctccagcactgacacattGTGGTTGTGGTATTTACATTCTGGAGcaactgcagcaattcatcacCTTCCTgttaaagagaaaaagattagagaACAGAGGAATGTATTAATGTCTTATTTTTAATTCACTGAAAGATGCTTCATTGGTTTTATTTGCATGCTGATATTAGGAGTTGTATTGTCACTGCTTATTGCATTGTTGCAAAATTGGAGAATGTAGGACTTCATGCATTACATTGTAGGGAACACTGCTCACTGGCATCCCACTATTGTCTGATTTTGATTGAAAATTGAGGGAAATATCCGGTTGTTTTTCAATCATTAAAATGTGAATAGTGTTCCAGCATGCAACAGAATCTATTGTAAGGTTAAAAGATTTCAATTTTTGGGATTTGGCTTTGTTCCTACTGCTCTTATTTCCCCACAGTTTATGCCCACCTGCCTTGCCAGTTGCAAATCCTGTATTTCACTAAAGTGGCTCGTCCTCCTTCACATGTGAGCCTAAGCATAGGGTTTCAGCAAGCAATTTGACTGATGAGAACATGACAGCCGCAACTGACCCTGCCCTCATCtaacacccacatacacaaacacacacacataaactgccTGATCAGGGCTGGATAGTCATCGGGAGCAAGAGCAGTAGCTAATTTTCGATCTTAATACCAAATATTGTTCCTGGTCTATGTGGTTCAGCACCTAGCAACTCTTTCTTTTGAACTATCAGGACCCTGTTAGGTCTGTCTCTATTTAAGATTGATGCAGTTGTAACATCTGTGAGCATGCTGACAGTGAGAGTAAATTATATGAATATTTTATTATCTTCTCTAAATAAGAATTTCCTGACATTCAGAATAATTTATTTGTAGTAAGAAATAAATCGTTGGAATACATGTCTGCACAATTGATTTGGTTGTAAGTCAGCAGTGGGTTTGCTGAAAACAGGTAGAAGTGCCAAAGTAACTGAATAGAATTCTCCTCATGTTTTCATTTAGCAGGCCAATTTCTTTGAAATAAGAGGCAGGTTGGGAATCAACAATAAACTCCTACTGTAAATCTGCCATACAATTGTTCACCATTCACCTTTGGAAGTTAAACTACTTACTTTTTTCAACAGGTAGAAAGGTTCTTTAATGAAACACCACTGGCTTCTGTATGGGTCAATGGGGATAAATTCGACTCACTGGTTGAAAAGAATGCAGAGCAGGGTGAACAATTTGAACATGTTGAAAAACAGTATGAAGACATCGATGAAATgttcagagaaagcatgagagCGTTTGATGGAACAGATAGATTGATTGATCATCCCTTCAGCAACTTTGGACTTTTCCCGAAGCACTTCTCTTTGTTTCCagattcatccctttccccctttaAACCTTCCATGTTTGACAGTCATGGGATGCTTTCCTCTTTCTTCGATATGACTCAGCGGATGTTTGAAAAATTCCACAAAATTATGCATGATGTTGAGTTAGATAGAGGAATGTATCATGAGATAGGTAAGAAATATCTGGGCGTGGGAGTGGCCTGTTATACAATCAGTTTAAGAACGATACCTTACAATTCCATACATCTTAGCCAACTGTCAAGTTAATCACCATTCAATGGAGTTAGAAAGAGGGAATGTGCCAAATCCTTGGCGTCATAAAAGTGCCAATAGGGCTGATTTTCCTGGATTTGTGGGGTCTTGTTAAATACCAGAAAATGGTCCAGTGGGAGCATCTGCATCTAAAGGCGCCTGCTGGATTTTAAAGGATTATACTGTTTTCCACAGAATCCTGAGTGAGCCTCAGAAGTGGAAACTCCTGGTGTGAGGAGTCTCCAACTCTTTCCACTTTTTTTAAGGGTCAGGTAGAAGTTTCACACCATTTCAGATCAATCAGAAATGACTACAGAAAAGTATGAGTGTAATCCAACCAGGGATTTTGTTGGAACGCCATCAAAATTCAGACCTGACTGTAACCAACTAGAGCTTGAAGCACTCTTAAAGTGCAAGTGTGCATGAAACAGCAGTCATACCATCTAACAGTTTTagttctttcttgggatgtgctGACTacgccaacatttattgtccatccctaattgcccttgagaaggtggtaatgtactgccttcttgaaccactgcactggtaggtaaacccacagtgctgttaagaagttccaggattttgacccagtgacagtgaaggaatggcaatatatttccaagtcaggatggtgagtggcttgaaggagaacttgcaggtgatggttttcccacgtatctgctgccctttccttctaggtggtggcggTCATGGATTTGAAAGTTGCGATCAAAGGAGattaggtgagttgctgcagtgcatcttgtatatggtacacactgctgtcactttgtgccaggggtggagggattgaacgtttaaggtggtggatggggtgtcgatcaagTGTGTTGTCTTGTCCTGGATGGagtagagctgcactcatctaggaaagtggagagtattccattacattccttccttgtgctttgtagatggtggacggctttggggagtcaggaggtgagttgctctctgcagaattcccagcctctgacctgctcttgtagccacagtatttatatggctagtccagttaagtttctggtcaatggtaacccccaggatgcacTTTGATGATGAGCAATTTaacattggtaatgccattgaatgtcagggtgagatggttagattctcccttgtcggagatggtcattgcccagcacatgtatggtgcaaatgttacttgccacttataagcccaacccttgatgttgtccaggtcttgctgcatttggatatggactgcttcagtatctgaggagttgcaaatagtactgaacactgtgcaattatcTGCGATCATcgccacttctgatcttatgatggaaggaaggtcaatgatgaagaaactgaagatggttgggcctaggacactaccctgaggaagtcctgcagttctgtgcttcagggagctttcactgcatgCACAAAGCACACATGCGCGTActtcagcgctcgcgctcctTCCGCCCCTGCCTGGCAGCACTGCAGCACATGATTCATGCTGGCTagctgttaattggtcagccagcgagAAATCACGACCGGGCCCAATTGCGGGCGGTCGTTGGCTTCCCGACTACTTCTGAGCCCGCCCGCCTGACaatcagaaaatcctggcccaagaaaCTGAAAATATAACAAGGAACAGTGAGCGCAGATTCCAAGAGGCAAtgaccaaccttattgaattctttgaggaagtaacagaaaAGGGATTTAAGAGTAATGCAGCAGACAgattatatttggatttccaaaaagccttTGATAAGCTACAGCATAGTAGATCGTGACGATTATGAAAATATGTAAACTCGGGGAATAAGCAGCAGAGTGGATAGTAATGGCTATGAAGCAGAAAATAGACAATAAAGGTTAAAGGTAGTTACTCAGGTTGacagaaggatcagtgctgggaccactgctgttcatcATTCACACAAACAATTTGGAATATGAAAGCGGAAATACAATTACAAAATGTGTGGCTGTCAGCAACTTGGCAGTTGTCATTAATACAGAGAAGCACTACAACAAAATACAGGAaggcattaataaacttgcagaatgggcatgtaATTGACAAACAAACTTCAATATAAATAAGTGCATTTTGGTTAAAAGAAgaagcatttactcagcaatgacctgctcactgatgctcagttcagagtccgccagggtcactcagctcctgaccgtattacggccttggtccaaacatggacaaaaaagctgaattcccgaggtgaggtgagagttactgcccttgacatcaaggcagcatttgactgtggtATATAGGAGCCCTAGCAagtccatgggaatcagggggaaaactcttcgtttgttggagtcacacctagcacaaaggaagatggttgcggttgttggaggtcaatcatctcagctccgggacatcactgcaggagttcctcaggggagtgtcctcggcccaaccatcttcagctgcttcatcaatgaccttccctccattataaagtcagaggtggggatgttcgctgatgactgcacaatgttcaacaccattcgcgactcctcagatactgaaacagtccatgttcatacgcagcaagacctggacgatattcaggcttgggctgataagtggaaagtaacacacttgccacacaagcgccaagcaatgaccatctccaacaagggagaatcaaaccagctccccttgacattcaatggattaccatcactgaattcagcactatgaacatcctgggagttaccattagcagaaactgaactggaccagccatataaatacagtcactacaagagcaggtcagaggctgggaatcctgtggagaataactcactcttgactccccaaagcctgtcaaccatctacaaggcacaagtcaggagtatgatgaaacgctcttcacttgcctggatgagcgcagctgcACATCactcaagctcaacaccatccaggtcaaagcagccagcttgactgACACTCatcccttcactccctccaccactggacacacagtggcagcagtgtgtaacatctacaagatgcagcacAGCAACTGAcaaaagctccttcaacagcaccttccaaacccgtgacctctaccacctagaaggacaagaggagCAGATGCaatggaacactaccacctggaagttccctccaagccactcaccgtcttGACTTGGAATTGTATCACTGTTccgtcactgttgctgggtcaaaatcctggaactccctccctaacagcatatgGGCTGttcctacactacagggactgcagcaattcaagaaggcagctcaccaccaccttctcaaggcaattagggatggttaataaatgcttggcctagccagtgacacccacatcccatgaatgaatatataaaaaggagGAAACATACTGCTTGGAAAGTAAGCATctgaaagatgtagaggaacagagaTCTGTGGGTAGATCACTAAAAGCagtaatatatatattaatgaggcAATTGAGAAAAGCAAACAAAAGACttgttcatttctagagggatagaattgaaaagcagagaagttaatattaaacttgtatagaaccttagacAACACTTCCCATGAAACCCTCTTTTGATTTTACTGATATTTTGATTCCTTGTTTAATAGATGGacaaaacaggacaaattcaacaGAAGGACAGGATCAATTCATCTGCCGTGAAATACGTCGGAACTCTTCTGGGTGCATGAAACTTTCAGACAAGTGTGAAAAATGCAAAGAACTCATGTCCTTAGGTAAATTAAAGCATTCAAGTGATTAAATTCTGAAAGAGGACGAGAAAATAAACTAACAAAAGTCCTTTTTGCTATATATAAAGACCTGGGGCTGAATAATATGCTGCGCCAACGGCGAGGTCCACACCCGGAAGTCAGCAGCGTTCCGACTTCTGGGCCCGCCATCGCTCCACATCCGATAATATGGTAATTGCCATGAATTAGCAGCAAGGGCAGGTTACAGACCGTCATCCCACCCGACGAGTGCTGGAGGATGGGATGGCCGGTCTCTGAGGCTGCAAGCTGTGACCCAGCCTGAACAAGGTAGCAGCCAGCACTTTAAAGGGCCCCCTGGCATGGGACAGTGTCAGGTGACCCATCTGATGGTCAATCAAGTGCATCTACTATGCATAGTGAAGATTTGTGCATTTTCTAGTCTGGCCAGGTAAGTCAATTTAAATTTTAACTAAAGTAAAgtaaaacactgcggatgctggaaatatgaattaaaaacagaaaatactagaaaaactcagcaggtctggcagcatttgtggagagagaaacagagttaacatttcaagtccatatgactctccttcagtgatgatgagaggtagaaatgtgatggttttatactgttgaaagTGGGTGGAGTAGGTGAACCAAagtaggtcagggataggtgggagctcagggcggatttgacaaagatgtcatggacacaagacaaagggagtggtaatgatagtgttaaagactaaggcaggTGCTAATGGTGGCAAAAAGGTCAGATAGCagcatgtgttaatagcagagttcatggtctgaagctcaTCGGAAGATGggctgctgttcctccactggAAGAACAGAACTTCATCTTcggattagacactttacagccttctgggcttaatactgagttcaacaacttcagactgtgaactctgtcctccattttgatatttcttttccaacctcctccctcccctccccccacatggCCAGTTTCGTAACTTGTTCTTAAGTTTTGCTTTcagagagtgctgacccttgttctgccacCAACGGTTAAATGAAAACACTGCTTTCCATTAGCCAATATCCAATTTAAATTCACATTGAACCACAATAAAATCCTTCTGGGGTTCAGATAATgcatttcaattttaaaactcaATGGCATTCTCTCATAACAGTTGAGAGACCAGGCTCTATTGGATCTAGCCTCAATGAGAATGTTTACACTGTGTTTAATTCATATTATGTTTTAATATTTCTTTGCTGCCAACTTTTTTCCAAGGAAATCATAAAAAAATACATTCAGCTGTTGGCCAACAGTCATAGCCTGCCAGGATCACAATGAAAAGCTCCTTCCTGTTTCACACAGGTGATTGAGTAAACATATGTTTCTTTAGATATAAGCTTTGGCTTAGTGGCACACTCTTGCCTCTAAATCAGAAGGTCATTGGTACAAACCCCACtctagagatttgagcacattatctaggctgacatttcattGCATGATGGAGCTAGTTCTGAACTGccttttggttgagatgttaaaccaaggtctcactgctgtttcaggtggaggtaaaagatcctatggtatTTTTTGAAGACAACCAAGGGTGTTTTCCTGGTCTGCTGACCATTATTACCCATCATAACTTTCAACATATTGTAAACAAATTATTTAGAAATGCAAGCCCTTTCCTTTCCCATTAAAATGTATTTTGTAATACCTTAAATTAAATTCTTCTTGTGaagtattgagggattgccggGCTGGTGGCTTCTACATTAAGAAATAgttggagatgcagagaaagAAAATTGCTCTGACCAAAATTGTATATCTGTTAAATTATTAACAGTTCACCTTGTCTGTTTATGTCTGTGTAATTGCTGTGTTTTGCATTTCAACCAATTAAGCATATGCATCAATTTTAAGTTGTGGTAGAAAAGAAATTTACTTCAGAATTGAAGATCCTAGGTAAACATCAAAATCATAAAAATAACACAAAGCTGTATTTCAAATAATTCATGTGTCTGAGTCAGAAGCCTGAATGTGATGTGATGTGGAGTGATAATTACATAGAACATCATGGACCTTTTCTTTCTCAGCCCAGGAGTCCATGCCTTACAACAAATCTCTGAACTCTGCTCTAAGGAGGAATTATTTCCAGAGCAATAGCTGCAAGCCAGATAGAATTAGTATTTCATTGCTAGTTATCCTACAGTCAGCTATTTATTATTTTGGTATTATTTATGGACCTATTTTGTGGTAATACAATAGAAAAACAATTTGGATGAAGTTTGATGTTAAACGCTACAAGCTATCTACACCATATTATGATAAATAAAAGCTCAGGGAAATTAGATTAGAGTAAATGGGCATAATTTACATTGTCTGTAAGGCAtttttctgtgagtatgactatgtcagactgttgcttgaccagcctgagacagctctcccagttttggcacaagcccccaaatgttagtaaggaggactttgcagggtcgacagagctgagtttgctgttgttgtttccagtgcctaggtcaataacTCTACCAGGTTCTGTACCACTGGTTGGGCCTTGCATGCAGTGGGCGAGTTACCGTTAAATTATCAAGGCATTGCCCAGGATTTTCTGTCCCTTGCATCACATATCGCCTTGGTGTATTGGAGGTAGTATCTTTTGCTTGAGTCACTAAACTGCCTGCTCAGATACATGTAAATGGTTTCATGATatgattcaaagaagagcaagagagcTCAAGCAGTAGCCTAGCCAGCATTTATCCATCAACTCACACAGGTTAACTGCACCAttttcccattgctgtttgtgggactttgctgtgtgcaattgcCTGCTGTATTGGCCCGTGTCctgacatgaaaggtgctataccaaAATGTTTTAAACTAGTAAATCTATTATGGACAATTCAGTTCCAATCAAAGATATTGTTTTCTCATAAATGGATGAACTGGAAGTAATATGTTGGAACATAAATGAAGAATGAAACTAGAATGTTTAAAGCATTAGGGGATAGTTGAAGTGAGTAGCATTATTATATTTAATGTAGGTAAGTGTAAGATGGAAAAGGGGATAAAGAGTTACGCTGACAGAGTTAGATGTTGTAATGGTTAAGAAAGAATCAAATTGGATAAAAATGAATACATTCAAACTAGAAAAAGCAATATAAATGAATAGAAAATAAGTTAGTATCAAATTCTGCTCTTAATTGTGATTCTCTTTGCTTTAACTGATCAAAACATTTTAGAAGCTGCAAGGCAATTCTGGTCCAAGTACTATAATCGGAAACCAGGAAATTATTTAGCAATTTCTTCGAAGAAAGTTCATGCCATGAAATAACAAGATTTTTAAAAGTTGCTTATTATAGAGGGGGAACCTATTTTTTGTCATTTACCCAGAAAGTTCCTTCACCCTGCTAGTTTCTAAATTGGGTATTAACAAAGTAGAATTGTGAATAGTCACCCATCTATTAATAATAAGCAGCATGATGTTATTTTAATGATTAGGATTTTTCTATGACTCATTTGTTTTTCTCCCCTTCATTTCAGAGTGTTTTGATATGGATCACAAACCTTTACGAAAGGCGTTTGAAGAGGCTCTGTCAATGGCAGAGCATTTTACAAAGAAATATGATAATCTAATGAAAGAATTTCAGCAGAAGATGGAGAATAGCACCAAGGAGTTAGAGATGCTGAACAAACAGTTTGGATGGGTGTCTAAACTGGCAAATTATACACAGAGCCCTGATGGATCATTTCATGTTAAAGCTGTGAGTTTAAAGGGCAGATACACATGACAGGTGTATGCAACTTTTCAAAGCTCAAAGGCCAGAATAACATGTTGTATATCAACAAAGTGCAACAGCTTTTAAACATAAGTATAATTTTTCTGATCCCTAAAAACAGGTGCTAAACAGGGGCTGAGGAACCAAATAATGTGGCTAAGAGCAGAAAAAAATTTCTGCCCAATGTCCAACCATTTTCATCTGACCTGCgctccattataaggtcaaagGTGGGATGTCTGCGCTACTGATTGTACGGTGCTCAATACCATTTGTAATTTCTCATAAAAATTAAGTCTTCCAgatttgcatgcagcaagacccagacaacattcaggtttgggctgataagtggcaagtaacattcatgccacacaagtgccaggcaatgaccatctccaacaagaggaagtTTAACCACCTCTtgttgacattcaacggcattaccattgttgaatgcCTCCATCAACATCATGGAGGGgtaatcattgacctgaaacttaaGTGAATCAGCCACATAATatcatggctacaagaacaggtgtTCTTGGCTAGTGACTTGATGTGTAAcagacaaggcacaagtcaggtgtgtgatggaatgagTACGATTCTAAATACACTCGAACttgagaaataggaacaagattaggccattttgcccattacgtttgcttcaccattcaataagatattaATGATCATctaccttaactccaccttcccacaccaTTCCCATTTCCTCAAATTCCGTTGGTATCCCATCTActacattcactccttccaacaCCGATGCATAGTGGcggcggtgtgtaccatctataagacacaCTGCTGTGTCTCACCAAGGTTGCTTTGACAATGTCTCCCTGACCTGTAACTCTTATCACACGGAAGAACAAGGATAGCTGAtggcatgagaacaccaccactctCAAGTTCCCTTCTATTTTTAACatattcatgcgatgtgggcttcactgactgagCCTGcattattgtccattcctagttgcccttgagaaggtggtggtgagctgccttcttgaaccgctgcagtccatgttgtgtaggtaaacccacagtgctgttaggaagggaattccaggattttgacccagcgacagtgaaggaacggcgatatatttccaagtcagtttgtgagtgacttggaggagaacttccagatggtgttgttcccatctgtctgctgcccttctcttgtccttttagataatagtggtcatgggtttggaaggtgctgtcaaaggagccttggtgcattcctgcagtgcatcttgtaagtggtacacactgctgctactgtgcatcagtggtggagggaatgaatgtttgtggatgtggtgccaatcaagtgggctgctttgtcctggatggtgtcaagctgcttgagtattgtgggagctgcatttatccatcacactcctgacttgtgccttgtagattgacaggctttggggagtcgggaggtgggtTACTGGTTGCacaactcctagcctctgacctgctcttgtagccacagtatatatatggctattccagttcagtttctggtcaacgtttaccttcaggatgttgatagtgggggattcagtgctggtaaggccattgaacatcaaggggcgatggttggattctctcttgttggagatggtcattgcctgacacttgtgtggcacgaatattacttaccacttgtcagcccaagcctggatattgtccaggtcttgctgcatttagacatggactgcttcatgtcACATATCATCCTTGCTTGgcccaacaccaccttctcagagACAACCATGGATTTTGTAAAATGGGAAAAAAACTGACAGCTGTCATTCTGCCATCTGCCACTACTATTTGCAGAAACATTGAAGCTTTCTCATTGTCGGAACAATTAATGCAGTGTGTTGGAGCTTCATAGAAATCTGCAACTGCAACAACCCACCCTCTCAGATGGCACTTGATACCAGCCTGCAACTTCACAATAGCACAGATTATAGCTCTGATGACAATAGGGGATGATTAGATAGCAGCTGTTAATTTAAGAGGTTAAAcagactcctctcacttcctccaaataaaaggtgtggctatgggtacccgcatgggccccagctatgcctgtctctttatggggtatgtggaacattccttgttccagtcctactccggcccccttccacaactctttctccggtacatcgatgattacttcggtgccgcttcatgctctcgtcgggacttggaaaaatttattaattttgcttccaatctccacccctccatcattttcacgtggtccatctctgacacttcccttccct
The genomic region above belongs to Carcharodon carcharias isolate sCarCar2 chromosome 5, sCarCar2.pri, whole genome shotgun sequence and contains:
- the clu gene encoding clusterin, with the protein product MKNIMFTVWLVLVLAVSESWQQIPPEKLKKLSIDGQKYLNKQIENAISGAKIMKSIADKSDQQHQEYLRSLEQTSKQKEEALVAAKDAQRKLTDAEQCQSKEALWEDCKPCLKQTCTQFYSRVCRRGFGLVEKDVERFFNETPLASVWVNGDKFDSLVEKNAEQGEQFEHVEKQYEDIDEMFRESMRAFDGTDRLIDHPFSNFGLFPKHFSLFPDSSLSPFKPSMFDSHGMLSSFFDMTQRMFEKFHKIMHDVELDRGMYHEIDGQNRTNSTEGQDQFICREIRRNSSGCMKLSDKCEKCKELMSLECFDMDHKPLRKAFEEALSMAEHFTKKYDNLMKEFQQKMENSTKELEMLNKQFGWVSKLANYTQSPDGSFHVKAILSRSANDGPSKDTGTTVTVQIFDSPPLTFMVPGQMHWEDPEFSEMLAQQALKHYNENRMLQGLPDHKLETIEA